In Trifolium pratense cultivar HEN17-A07 linkage group LG7, ARS_RC_1.1, whole genome shotgun sequence, a genomic segment contains:
- the LOC123894037 gene encoding DNA damage-repair/toleration protein DRT100-like — protein MSRVKFFQAITVAIFILSLTTTTVRSCPPSDRAALLAFKAALHEPYIGVFTSWTGADCCHNWYGVSCDKESRRVADINLRGESEDPIYQKKHRTGYMTGYISPSICKLTRLSSFTVADWKGISGEIPRCISTLPFLRIIDLIGNRISGNIPTDIGRLQRLTVFNIADNVISGNIPPSLTNLRSLMHLDIRNNRISGPLPNDFGRLPMLSRALLSGNKITGHIPDSVSRIYRLADLDLSRNQVSGPIPESLGKMAVLSTLNLDMNNISGTIPISLFNSGISDLNLSRNALEGNIPDVFGVRSYFTVLDLSYNHLKGPIPKSMASASYIGHLDLSYNHLCGKIPVGDPFDHLEASSFVYNDCLCGKPLKACAY, from the coding sequence ATGAGTAGAGTTAAGTTTTTCCAAGCTATAACCGTCGCAATATTCATATTATCACTCACAACCACCACCGTCCGGTCATGTCCACCGTCAGACAGGGCGGCGCTACTAGCATTCAAAGCAGCTCTCCATGAACCATATATCGGCGTCTTCACCTCATGGACAGGAGCCGACTGCTGCCACAATTGGTACGGAGTTAGCTGCGACAAAGAATCTCGCCGCGTCGCCGATATAAACCTCCGCGGCGAATCAGAAGATCCAATCTATCAAAAGAAACACCGTACCGGTTACATGACCGGTTACATCTCACCGTCAATCTGTAAACTAACTCGTCTCTCAAGCTTTACCGTCGCCGATTGGAAAGGTATCTCCGGCGAAATTCCTCGCTGTATTTCCACCCTCCCTTTTCTTCGCATCATCGACTTAATCGGAAACAGAATCTCCGGTAATATCCCCACCGACATCGGTAGACTTCAACGTCTAACCGTTTTCAACATCGCCGACAATGTTATCTCCGGTAACATTCCACCGTCGCTAACAAATCTGAGAAGTTTAATGCATCTTGATATCCGTAATAATCGGATCTCAGGTCCTTTACCTAATGACTTCGGTAGACTTCCAATGCTGAGTCGGGCTTTACTGAGCGGTAATAAAATTACGGGTCATATTCCCGACTCAGTATCACGTATTTACCGTCTCGCAGATCTGGATCTATCAAGAAATCAAGTTTCTGGAcccatacccgaatcattgGGTAAAATGGCGGTTTTATCCACACTTAATTTGGATATGAATAATATTTCAGGAACTATACCAATAAGTCTTTTTAATTCAGGAATAAGTGATTTAAATTTAAGCCGAAATGCTTTGGAAGGTAATATACCCGATGTGTTTGGTGTGAGATCATATTTTACGGTTTTGGATTTGTCTTATAATCATCTTAAGGGTCCAATTCCAAAATCAATGGCTTCTGCTTCTTATATTGGACATTTGGATTTAAGTTATAATCACTTATGTGGTAAGATACCTGTTGGAGATCCTTTTGATCATTTGGAGGCTTCATCTTTTGTCTACAATGATTGTCTTTGTGGGAAACCACTTAAAGCTTGTGCTTACTAA
- the LOC123894038 gene encoding protein FAR1-RELATED SEQUENCE 4-like, which translates to MDSSIVMVNTISEPNDEMEFESHETAYTFYKEYAKSVGFGTAKLSSRRSRSSKEFIDAKFSCIRYGNKQQSDDAINPRPSPKIGCKASLHVKRRQDGKWYVYSFVKEHNHELLPAQAHFFRSHRNSDPLSNDVRMRRRKNSTAGGKLFSAYQNVDCLENFMNRQQDKGRSLVLEPGNAQLLLELFMHMQEENPKFFYAVDLNEEHRLRNVFWVDSKGLEDFCYFSDVVSFDTTYFTSKYKIPLVLFIGVNHHMQPTLLGCALIADESVFTFAWLLQTWFIAMGERAPQVILTDQNDALKAAVAAVFPGTRHCFCLWHVLEKIPKQLEFLSTWHDSFMEKFNKCIYQSWTEDQFEKRWWKLVDRFKLRDIKWVQSLYDDRASWVPTFMRDISFAGLSTSSRSESLNSFFDKYVQVDTSLSEFIEQYQLILEDRHEEEAKANFDAWHETPELKSPSPFEKQLLLVYTHEIYQKFQFEVLGASACHLKKENDGVITTYDVKDFENNQNYMVEWNTSNSDICCSCHLFEYKGYLCRHAIVVLQMSGVFSIPPKYILKRWTNAALSKYPISEKLEEVQSKVRRFNDLCRRAIILGEEGSLSQESYYMALGALSEALKQCVNFNNSVENAALATHVDCNVEEEYQSTTTSNDKFSDPKMKTGKKAARTGVAGRSLGSVENIEGNKRKVPQLEAVSGSNDGFQQMEPNDLRSHNAMQMRFHSMVPATMFHNVSSPFHTATSTHLHDNHLPP; encoded by the exons ATGGATTCTTCTATTGTTATGGTTAACACAATTTCAGAACCTAATGATGAAATGGAATTTGAATCTCATGAAACTGCATATACATTTTACAAAGAATATGCTAAATCTGTAGGGTTTGGTACTGCTAAGTTAAGTAGTCGTCGATCTAGGTCATCCAAGGAATTTATCGATGCTAAGTTTTCGTGTATAAGATATGGTAATAAACAACAATCGGACGATGCGATTAATCCACGTCCTTCGCCGAAAATCGGCTGTAAAGCTAGTTTGCATGTGAAGAGAAGACAAGATGGTAAATGGTATGTTTATAGTTTTGTGAAGGAGCATAATCATGAGCTTTTACCTGCTCAAGCTCATTTCTTTCGAAGTCATAGGAATTCGGATCCGTTAAGTAATGATGTGCGGATGCGACGGAGGAAGAACTCAACTGCAGGTGGTAAATTGTTTAGTGCGTATCAGAATGTTGATTGTTTAGAGAATTTTATGAATCGTCAGCAGGATAAAGGACGTAGTTTGGTTTTAGAACCGGGGAATGCTCAATTGCTTCTTGAATTATTCATGCATATGCAGGAAGAGAATCCTAAATTCTTCTATGCAGTTGATTTGAATGAAGAGCATCGACTTAGAAATGTGTTTTGGGTTGATTCTAAAGGGTTAGAAGATTTTTGTTATTTCTCTGATGTTGTTTCTTTTGACACAACATATTTCACAAGCAAGTATAAAATACCTTTGGTGCTTTTCATTGGAGTTAACCATCATATGCAACCCACATTGCTTGGATGTGCATTGATAGCTGATGAGTCAGTATTTACTTTTGCTTGGTTACTGCAAACGTGGTTTATAGCAATGGGGGAACGTGCTCCACAAGTGATTCTGACCGACCAAAACGATGCTCTTAAAGCTGCTGTCGCTGCTGTTTTTCCAGGAACACgtcattgtttttgtttgtggCATGTTTTGGAAAAAATACCGAAACAGCTTGAATTTTTAAGTACATGGCATGATAGCTTTATGGAAAAGTTTAACAAAtgtatatatcaatcatggacAGAGGATCAATTTGAAAAGAGATGGTGGAAGCTGGTTGATAGGTTTAAACTTAGAGATATTAAGTGGGTCCAATCCTTGTATGATGATCGAGCAAGTTGGGTGCCAACTTTTATGAGGGATATTTCTTTTGCTGGCCTGTCTACTAGCTCGCGCTCAGAAagtttaaattctttttttgataaatatgtCCAAGTTGATACTTCATTGAGCGAATTTATAGAGCAGTACCAGCTGATTCTTGAAGATAGACATGAAGAAGAAGCCAAAGCAAATTTTGATGCTTGGCATGAAACGCCCGAATTAAAGTCTCCTTCCCCTTTTGAAAAACAATTGTTGCTAGTTTATACGCACGAAATCTATCAAAAGTTCCAGTTTGAGGTTTTGGGTGCTTCTGCTTGCCAtctaaagaaagaaaatgatggCGTGATTACTACTTATGATGTGaaagattttgaaaataatCAGAATTACATGGTAGAATGGAACACATCAAACTCAGATATATGTTGTTCCTGTCACTTGTTTGAATATAAAGGTTACCTCTGTAGACATGCAATTGTTGTTCTACAAATGTCTGGAGTGTTTAGTATCCCGCCAAAGTATATATTGAAAAGATGGACAAATGCTGCTTTAAGTAAGTATCCTATTAGTGAAAAATTGGAAGAGGTTCAATCCAAGGTCCGGAGATTCAATGATTTATGTAGACGAGCCATAATATTGGGTGAAGAAGGTTCTTTATCCCAAGAAAGTTACTATATGGCTTTAGGTGCCTTAAGTGAAGCTCTAAAGCAATGTGTAAATTTTAACAACTCTGTTGAGAATGCAGCGTTAGCTACCCATGTTGATTGCAATGTTGAAGAAGAGTATCAATCTACTACTACATCTAATGATAAGTTTTCTGATCCAAAAATGAAGACGGGTAAGAAGGCTGCGAGGACTGGTGTGGCTGGTCGGAGTCTAGGAAGTGTTGAAAATATCGAAGGAAATAAAAGAAAG GTGCCTCAGCTTGAAGCAGTAAGTGGTAGCAACGATGGTTTTCAACAAATG GAGCCTAATGATCTAAGGTCACATAATGCCATGCAAATGCGGTTTCACAGCATGGTGCCGGCAACTATGTTCCATAATGTTTCGTCCCCCTTTCACACTGCAACCTCAACTCATTTGCATGACAATCATCTTCCTCCTTAG
- the LOC123894039 gene encoding transcription factor bHLH130-like produces the protein MESDLHQQQQQPQVNSSGLTRFKSAPSSYFNNIIDKEFYEHVFNRPSSPETERVFSRFMNSLGSEEDLLTPKISAESTVKQEEVMASINNEQVVHQQSNMNMNMNNNYNNSVVTPSHGFYQSSVMPPLPNQNVSSGLDGNFSMGVNRLQQVKNHGGNNSNLIRHSSSPAGLFSQINIENGYVSMRGMGTIGAVNNSIKEAKFSNARSLKNSTNYSSGIMSTIAEIGDKDNRENNQESEAYGESHGNEYMDYQVDTWDDSEMMSENVGGLKRFRDNDSKQHFSGLNAATLQNETRGGHSSSPLAHQLSMPNTSSEMAAMENFLHFSDSVPMKIRAKRGCATHPRSIAERVRRTKISERMRKLQDLVPNMDKQTNTADMLDLAVDYIKDLQKQAEKLQDCQAKCTCPHKQQQ, from the exons ATGGAGTCAGatcttcatcaacaacaacaacaaccacagGTAAATTCATCAGGTTTAACACGTTTCAAATCAGCACCAAGTTCATATTTCAACAACATAATTGATAAAGAATTTTATGAGCATGTTTTCAATCGACCTTCAAGTCCAGAAACAGAACGAGTTTTTTCAAGGTTTATGAATAGTTTAGGTTCAGAAGAAGATTTACTTACTCCAAAAATTTCAGCTGAATCTACTGTTAAACAAGAAGAAGTTATGGCTTCAATCAACAATGAACAAGTTGTTCATCAACAGagtaatatgaatatgaatatgaataataattataataactcTGTTGTTACTCCTTCTCATGGTTTTTATCAAAGTTCAGTTATGCCACCTTTGCCAAATCAAAATGTTTCTTCTGGTTTGGATGGAAATTTTTCAATGGGAGTTAATCGGTTGCAACAAGTGAAGAATCATGGTGGAAATAATTCTAATCTTATTAGACATAGTAGTTCACCAGCTggattattttctcaaattaacaTTGAAAATG GGTATGTTAGTATGAGAGGAATGGGAACAATAGGAGCTGTGAATAACTCAATAAAAGAAGCAAAATTTTCTAATGCAAGGAGTTTGAAGAATTCAACAAACTATTCATCAGGGATAATGTCAACAATAGCTGAAATTGGTGACAAAGATAatagagaaaataatcaagaaaGTGAAGCTTATGGTGAAAGTCATGGTAATGAGTATATGGATTATCAAGTTGATACTTGGGATGATTCTGAAATGATGTCTGAAAATGTTGGTGGTTTAAAAAGATTTAGAGATAATGATTCAAAACAACATTTTTCTGGTTTAAATGCAGCTACACTTCAG AATGAAACACGAGGAGGACATTCTTCATCTCCTTTGGCTCATCAATTGAGTATGCCAAATACTTCATCTGAAATGGCAGCTATGgaaaattttctacatttctctgATTCTGTTCCGATGAAAATTCGTGCTAAGCGAGGTTGTGCCACTCACCCTAGAAGCATAGCAGAAAGG GTTAGAAGGACTAAAATTAGTGAACGTATGAGGAAGCTACAAGATCTGGTCCCAAACATGGATAAG CAAACAAACACAGCAGATATGTTGGACTTGGCTGTAGATTACATCAAAGACCTACAAAAGCAAGCTGAg AAGCTTCAAGATTGTCAAGCAAAGTGTACCTGTCCACACAAGCAACAACAATAA